The genomic DNA GAATCAGCCAATTACGGACGGTTTAGCGAACTCGATTATTTCTGCTCTGCTTTACCTGGAGTCCGACGACCAGAATAAGCCCATCTACCTCTATATCAACTCCCTGGGTGACCCGCTTGCCGCAGGCATGGCTTCGATTACCGCAGGCATGATTTCCGTGACGGCAGGGCTGGCAATCTACGATACGATGCAGCACATCAAGTCCGAGATCATCACGATCTGCATGGGTCAATCCCTCGGTATGGCAACCCTGCTGCTGTCCTCCGGCTCAAAAGGCAAGCGAGCTAGCCTACCCAATGCCTCGATCGCCCTCATGCCCAACCGGACGGGAACTCAGGGACAGGCAACCGATATTGAAGTCACGGCGCGAGAAATCCTGGGCAAACAGTCGCTGATTCTGGACATTCTCTCAAAGAACACCGGACAGCCGATCGAAAAACTCATCAAAGACACCGATCGCATGTTCTACATGACTCCCCAGGAAGCAAAGGAGTACGGACTGATCGATCGCGTCGTCGAAAGCCCCAAAGTCTCCCAGCCTGCTGCGGCAACCGTGTAATCATCTACATACCCACAAAAACTATGCCAATTGGAATTCCCAGCGTCCCCTATCGCCTTCCCGGCAGTACCTACGAGCAGTGGATTAGTATCTACGAGCGGCTGTTCCGGGAGCGCATTATCTTCCTGGCTGAAGAGGTCGATGACGGTATTGCCAATGCGATCGTCGCCTATATGCTGTACCTTGACTCGGAAGACCAGAGTAAGCCGATCTACTTGTATATCAACTCGCCCGGTGGCTCTGTGACCGCAGGCATGGCGATCTACGATACGATGCAGCACATCAAGTCGGAAGTGGTGACTATCTGTGTCGGTCTTGCCGCTTCGATGGGCGCATTCCTTCTGACCGCAGGCAGCAAAGGCAAGCGTCTATCACTGCCCCACGCCCGCATCATGATCCACCAGCCCCTCGGCGGCACGGGTCGCAGACAGGCAACCGATATCGACATCGAGGCAAGGGAAATTCTCCGAACTCGAGAGCGTTTGAATGGTTTGATGGCATATCACACGGGCAAAACCGTAGAGCAGATCGAGCGTGACACCGATCGTGATAACTTCATGTCTGCTCAGGAAGCCAAGGAGTACGGACTGATCGATCAGGTGATCGAAAGTCAGGCACTCGTCCGATAGACCCTCCGTCGAGAAGTGATTCTTGTGGGGCGGGCATCTTGCCTGCCCTTCGAGATCTGTGTCACTCCTCCAGGCGATCGCTCTCAAGAAATAAAAAGCGGAATCTGACTATCAAGGTCTATCCATTTCCCGCAGTCAATGGCAGAATCGTGGTTATTCTGCCTTTTTCTGTATCTTTTTCACTGCAATATTTTTACGTCGATGGAATTGGCTGACTGCTATCGATTGTTGGGCTTGCGGAAGGGTGCGTCTCACGATGAAATTAAGTCGTCCTATCGGCGGCTGGCGAGACAGTACCACCCAGATGCCAATCCGAGTGATCTGATCTTTGCAAAAGAGAAGTTCATTCAGCTTACGAATGCCTATCGACAGCTCATTAACACAGTTCCCCCCATCCAGCCCGATACCCCCACGATCGATTTAACGCAGGAGCGCGAATCCCGCCGCGAATCCCCCAAAAATTTTCATCGCAAAGAGCCTGCTACCCGGCAACCCAATCGCACGGCTCAATCTAAAGCTCCATCGGCGCAGTCTGCCAAATCTTCTACCGTACCGAACGATCGACCTGCCCAAGCACAGCCTAAACCGTCCGCCGCCAAGCCGCCCGCGCCGCTCCAGAACGATCCGAGCCTGACGGTGGTCGATCGCAAACTTAAAGAGCGGATTTACGAGCAGCTTCAGCAGCTTTTGCGCGAGAATCGCTTTGCGATGGCAGTGACGGTAATCGAAGGCTTGGCGCAGCGCTTGCCCAACGATCGAGAGGTACGGCAGTGGCAGGCAATTACCTATCAGCGATTTGGGCGGCATCTCATCAACGAAAGACAGCTCGACAAAGCCCGGATTTATCTGCAAAAGGCACTCCGCACCGACCCGCAAAACAAATCTCTCTGGTATGAGGTCGATCGCGAGATGCGCCGCCTGGATCAGATTGAAGTCCTCTAAGTTTCGCCGCCTTTAAACCTCGCCCCTGGACTTCTGCTCAAACACCAGTCCGCTGTAGAGCTGAAACGCCGTATCCCAGGCACTCGGCTCTGTCCGCAGTAAATCAATATGGGACGGCAAATCCTGGACGATCGCCATCAGATCTAGTGCCCCTTCGCCAAAGGCAGGAAAGTCACCCCAGACGGGCACCCCTGAAAGATAATCATCCATCGATCGCACCAGCTGATTCCACTTCAGACGATTGCTCATTGCAGGGGGTGCAGCGACTTCAGACCCCTGATCAAAGCTGCGATCGAACTGATAGCTCCAGTCGGCAAAGCGCAAAATGCTGCTGCGGCGCGGCAGATGTACATCAAATACCTGAGCATAGTCCTGGGTTTGCTCCTTACGGATGAGCTGATTTCGCACCCCCGTATCGACCACTCGTTCAAAAATCGGCAGTCTGCCCTCCACCCGACCTGCCACCTCAGACCACTGAAAGCGCAGCGAGCCTTTCTGATTCGTTTCGCTATAGCAAATTGCCGTTGCTCCAGCGTCATCTAACTCAAGCGACCCCACCCGAAAGACTCGAATTCGCTGAATCGCAGTGAGCGGTAGCCAGAAAGCAGGAATTTCGGCGGCAATCAGCTGTTTTCCAATCGGTTTAAGTTCAGCGATCGTCCCCAATCGATACAGCCGCCAACCGCGTCCAGGCAATAGCAGCCGTGCTGCGTAGGTATCTAACCCCATGATTTGGGCAAATTTGTGAGCAGCGGTCTGTCGCATTTCCGGGGAGACAGGTTCCAGCACCAGCACCCCCATCGCAGTCTGGTTTCCAGCCCCTTGTATTGCCTCTTTCGCCTGGGCAGCAGACGGATGAGCGGAATCTTGAGCGGTATCTGGCGATCGTCGGGTTTGGGCTTCTAAACGGTGTAAACCCTGCCGCGCCTGGAGCGCAATTTTTGGGGAAGGGGTGTTCCGCAGCAGTGTTCGATAGGTTTGTTCGGCTGAGGCAAACTGACCGCTGACTTCCTGGAGTCGTCCCACGTAAAGCTTCAGCCAGGGACTATCGGGCGATTCTTGCTGAAGCTGCTTCACCAAAAGGGCAGCCGTTTTGTAATCCTGACGGGCAAAGGCATCGGCAATTTGGTCAAGCATGGGAAGCGTGGGGTGACAGGTTTCAGGGCTGGCGCACCCTACTAGCAGTTTAGCGAAGGCGATCGAGATTCCCCTAAGAATTCCCCCGAACGGTTAATTCGTTTCCTTAATTCGTTTCCCTGATTCATTTCTTTAATTCATGTCCCTAGTTCACGTCGTCCAGGACTGCCCCCACCAGAGCCAGAGCCGCGATCGGAGCTGTAACCGCGCGGAGGATTCGTTTTCCCAACGAAACGGGCTGATACCCTACCGCGATCGCCTCCTCCACTTCCGCTTCAGTCCAGCCTCCTTCAGGACCCACTGCCAGCGTTACAGGAAGCCAGTTTGCCCGATCGATCAATTTTGCTTTCAGACAGGTCAGCAATGGGGGACGATCGCCTCGCGCCTCACATAAATATAAACAGCAGCCTGAATCACAGCCTGGATCACAGCCCGTATCCTGCCCGATTTGAAGTGCTTCCTGCCAGCGATGGGGCGGTAAAACCGCAGGAACAATCTGCCGTTCTGACTGCTCAGCGGCTTCCTGGGCAATGCGCTGCCAGCGATCGAGCTTCTGGGGGCTGGGATTGAGCAAACTGCGGGCACTCAGTACCGGGACAATTTGGCTCACGCCCAGTTCAGTTGCCTGTCGCACAATGTCATCCATTCCATTCTTGGGCAGGGCAATCAGTAATGTAACGGCGATCGGCAGTTCGGTTTGGGTGGAAATTGGCTCCAGCAAAACGGCTTCCCTACCCTGCAAGGCAGCCATCCAGCCGTGACCCGCCCCATCCAGGGCAATAAAGCGATCGCCCGTCTGCAAACGCAATACTCGCATCAGGTAATGCTGCTGTCGATCGGTGAGCTGGAGGCGATCGGCTTCAATCTGGCTGGGCGAAACGGCTAGGCGCTGAAGCTGGCTCATAATTCTGTGTCTAATAAGCCTATGTCTAACAAGTCTATGAGCTCTACCACGAAAAAAATTTTCATGCAAGAAGTGTTGCAATTCTGTAATATTTAGCTTAATATTTATTTACAGACATAAACAGCAGGCGATCGAACCTAACAGAAGCTGAATCTCATCACCGTTTCTGACCTACTTCCGTAAGTCGTTCTGTGCCTGCGTTGCTCCGGCTCTGGAGTATCTGTCTGAGTGATTCACGGAAAAGTTAAGGGGTACTGCAATGACAATTTTATTGACGCTGATTGTTCTGGGCTGGGTTGCGGCTGCGCTGCTGGGTACCCAGGCATACTTTCGGGGAGAGCAGTCCAAACCCATTCATGAGCGCAACTGGCGATCGCAATCCTTTGAGCAAATCTCGGTTGCTGTCACAGGCGCAGAAATTAACTACGGCGATCGGATTCCTGCCTATCGGGGAGATGCCTACTCCAGCAATCTGCTCCCGGATGCCTAACTTGAAGAAGGGGCGTTCCTGACCCTCTTTATCTAATCTAATTTCGATTTCCTTCTGTCCTTTAACCGACGTAACAGTCGGTTTTTTGCTTTCTAGCTTTCCGGCGGCGTTCAACCCACCCCTGCGATCGCGCTTACTCCGACTCCATAAACCTGCTCTATCACCTGATCGGAGAAAAAGCAAATGCGGGTACATTGAGCTTACGCTCCTTTTGTACTCGAAATGGCGCATCGGAGATGTGACGATGTAGTGATGTCCTGGGTTGAAAGCGTCATGACTTCCCTGAAGCCCCAAATCGGAAGTATTTTTCCGAAAGGCACTGCCCTGTTCTCCCTGGCTTCTGCCTTAACGTCTAAGGTGTTTGGGAGGGGCAAGCGGCTGGGGTTTCGACCTTCCCTATCGGACTCCCTGCCAGATCAGGTCAAAATTCCGCTATCGCGACTGCTGAGACGATCGTTCCTGAAGACTGCGCTGATTCCACTTGTTGCAGTGGAAGTGATTCTGGTACTGGCGTTTCTGGTGACGCATCAAGTTTCTACGGCTTCGCAGGTTGCGGTGCAGCGGGTTGCCGCAGAGGAAAACCTGGCTCGGCTCGTGCAGGCTCAAGCAGAGGTCTTAAACCAGGAACTCAATTCTGTCACCTTTGCCACCAAAACCTTTCAGCGTCAAGCTCTCCATGCGCTCACCAAGTCGGTGCAACCGGATGCCGAGGAGCAATCCCGCTATAGCAAAACGTCAGGAGGAGGGTTTGCAACGCTGCGGGACAACGGTGGCGCTGCTGCTTTCTATAGCAATCGCACGACGGTCGGAGCCGTTGAGCTGCAAAAAGTGTGGAAAACGGTGCAGCTGGACAGTGTGATGAAAGATCTGGTTGAAACCCAACCCCTGCTCACGCAAATCTATTTCAACAGTTTTGATTCCTACAATCGCATCTACCCCTACCGCGATGTGGTGCGGCAGTATGCGCCCGATCTAGACATTCCCAGCTATAACTTCTACTACCTGGCAGATGCCCTTCATAATCCCAGCCGAGGAACCGTCTGGACAGATGCTTACCTTGATCCGGCGGGGCAGGGTTGGATGGTGTCCTGTATTGCGCCCGTTTATAACCAGAACTTTCTAGAGGGTGTGGTTGGCAGCGACATCACAGTGGAGGTGCTGATCAACCAAGTTCTGTCTACCCGCGTTCCCTGGCATGGATACGCCCTGCTGCTGGCAAAGGATGGCACGATCCTGGCACTGCCGCCCTCTGCGGAACAGGAATGGGGTCTGCGGGAAAGAACCATCCATCACTACACAGACTTTGTGCAGGAGGACACATTTAAGCCAGAGGAGTTTAATCTGTTTCGTCGTCCCGAAATGCAGACCTTCAGCGAGGCGATTCAGCAGCAGTTTACCGCAGTGCAAACCCTGGAATTATCCGGCGTCAAAAAACTGGCTGCCTGGTCTCACATTCCCG from Leptolyngbya ohadii IS1 includes the following:
- a CDS encoding ATP-dependent Clp protease proteolytic subunit is translated as MSVDPILRVPYNIPGSQSWQWVNVYTRMSQERIIFLNQPITDGLANSIISALLYLESDDQNKPIYLYINSLGDPLAAGMASITAGMISVTAGLAIYDTMQHIKSEIITICMGQSLGMATLLLSSGSKGKRASLPNASIALMPNRTGTQGQATDIEVTAREILGKQSLILDILSKNTGQPIEKLIKDTDRMFYMTPQEAKEYGLIDRVVESPKVSQPAAATV
- a CDS encoding ATP-dependent Clp protease proteolytic subunit; protein product: MPIGIPSVPYRLPGSTYEQWISIYERLFRERIIFLAEEVDDGIANAIVAYMLYLDSEDQSKPIYLYINSPGGSVTAGMAIYDTMQHIKSEVVTICVGLAASMGAFLLTAGSKGKRLSLPHARIMIHQPLGGTGRRQATDIDIEAREILRTRERLNGLMAYHTGKTVEQIERDTDRDNFMSAQEAKEYGLIDQVIESQALVR
- a CDS encoding J domain-containing protein → MELADCYRLLGLRKGASHDEIKSSYRRLARQYHPDANPSDLIFAKEKFIQLTNAYRQLINTVPPIQPDTPTIDLTQERESRRESPKNFHRKEPATRQPNRTAQSKAPSAQSAKSSTVPNDRPAQAQPKPSAAKPPAPLQNDPSLTVVDRKLKERIYEQLQQLLRENRFAMAVTVIEGLAQRLPNDREVRQWQAITYQRFGRHLINERQLDKARIYLQKALRTDPQNKSLWYEVDREMRRLDQIEVL
- a CDS encoding tetratricopeptide repeat protein, with the protein product MLDQIADAFARQDYKTAALLVKQLQQESPDSPWLKLYVGRLQEVSGQFASAEQTYRTLLRNTPSPKIALQARQGLHRLEAQTRRSPDTAQDSAHPSAAQAKEAIQGAGNQTAMGVLVLEPVSPEMRQTAAHKFAQIMGLDTYAARLLLPGRGWRLYRLGTIAELKPIGKQLIAAEIPAFWLPLTAIQRIRVFRVGSLELDDAGATAICYSETNQKGSLRFQWSEVAGRVEGRLPIFERVVDTGVRNQLIRKEQTQDYAQVFDVHLPRRSSILRFADWSYQFDRSFDQGSEVAAPPAMSNRLKWNQLVRSMDDYLSGVPVWGDFPAFGEGALDLMAIVQDLPSHIDLLRTEPSAWDTAFQLYSGLVFEQKSRGEV
- a CDS encoding 16S rRNA (uracil(1498)-N(3))-methyltransferase — protein: MSQLQRLAVSPSQIEADRLQLTDRQQHYLMRVLRLQTGDRFIALDGAGHGWMAALQGREAVLLEPISTQTELPIAVTLLIALPKNGMDDIVRQATELGVSQIVPVLSARSLLNPSPQKLDRWQRIAQEAAEQSERQIVPAVLPPHRWQEALQIGQDTGCDPGCDSGCCLYLCEARGDRPPLLTCLKAKLIDRANWLPVTLAVGPEGGWTEAEVEEAIAVGYQPVSLGKRILRAVTAPIAALALVGAVLDDVN
- a CDS encoding photosystem II protein, Psb35-related, which produces MTILLTLIVLGWVAAALLGTQAYFRGEQSKPIHERNWRSQSFEQISVAVTGAEINYGDRIPAYRGDAYSSNLLPDA